One segment of Oncorhynchus keta strain PuntledgeMale-10-30-2019 unplaced genomic scaffold, Oket_V2 Un_contig_26480_pilon_pilon, whole genome shotgun sequence DNA contains the following:
- the LOC127922631 gene encoding protein rtoA-like isoform X2, whose amino-acid sequence MFSMNTGTETTGSIVNTGTETTGSIVNTGTETMGSIVNTGTETTGSIVNTGTETMGSIVNTGTETMGSIVNTGTETTGSIVNTGTETMGSIMNTGTETTGSIINTGTETMGSIVNTGTETMGSIVNTGTETMGSIVNTGTETMGSIVNTGTETMGSIVNTGTETMGSIMNTGTETMGSITNTGTETTGSITNTG is encoded by the exons ATGTTCTCAATGAACACAGGTACTGAAACCACGGGCTCTATTGTGAACACAGGTACTGAAACCACGGGCTCTATTGTGAACACAGGTACTGAAACCATGGGCTCTATTGTGAACACAGGTACTGAAACCACGGGCTCTATTGTGAACACAGGTACTGAAACCATGGGCTCTATTGTGAACACAGGTACTGAAACCATGGGCTCTATTGTGAACACAG GTACTGAAACCACGGGCTCTATTGTGAACACAGGTACTGAAACCATGGGCTCTATAATGAACACAGGTACTGAAACCACGGGCTCTATAATAAACACAGGTACTGAAACCATGGGCTCTATTGTGAACACAGGTACTGAAACCATGGGCTCTATTGTGAACACAGGTACTGAAACCATGGGCTCTATTGTGAACACAGGTACTGAAACCATGGGCTCTATTGTGAACACAG GTACTGAAACCATGGGCTCTATTGTGAACACAGGTACTGAAACCATGGGCTCTATAATGAACACAGGTACTGAAACCATGGGCTCTATAACGAACACAGGTACTGAAACCACGGGCTCTATAACGAACACAGGCTGA
- the LOC127922631 gene encoding protein rtoA-like isoform X1, with translation MFSMNTGTETTGSIVNTGTETTGSIVNTGTETMGSIVNTGTETTGSIVNTGTETMGSIVNTGTETMGSIVNTGTETTGSIVNTGTETMGSIMNTGTETTGSIINTGTETMGSIVNTGTETMGSIVNTGTETMGSIVNTGTETMGSIVNTGTETMGSIMNTGTETMGSITNTGTETTGSITNTGTETMGSIVNTGTETMGSIMNTGTETMGSITNTGTETTGSITNTG, from the exons ATGTTCTCAATGAACACAGGTACTGAAACCACGGGCTCTATTGTGAACACAGGTACTGAAACCACGGGCTCTATTGTGAACACAGGTACTGAAACCATGGGCTCTATTGTGAACACAGGTACTGAAACCACGGGCTCTATTGTGAACACAGGTACTGAAACCATGGGCTCTATTGTGAACACAGGTACTGAAACCATGGGCTCTATTGTGAACACAG GTACTGAAACCACGGGCTCTATTGTGAACACAGGTACTGAAACCATGGGCTCTATAATGAACACAGGTACTGAAACCACGGGCTCTATAATAAACACAGGTACTGAAACCATGGGCTCTATTGTGAACACAGGTACTGAAACCATGGGCTCTATTGTGAACACAGGTACTGAAACCATGGGCTCTATTGTGAACACAGGTACTGAAACCATGGGCTCTATTGTGAACACAGGTACTGAAACCATGGGCTCTATAATGAACACAGGTACTGAAACCATGGGCTCTATAACGAACACAGGTACTGAAACCACGGGCTCTATAACGAACACAGGTACTGAAACCATGGGCTCTATTGTGAACACAGGTACTGAAACCATGGGCTCTATAATGAACACAGGTACTGAAACCATGGGCTCTATAACGAACACAGGTACTGAAACCACGGGCTCTATAACGAACACAGGCTGA